One genomic window of Desulfuromonas sp. AOP6 includes the following:
- a CDS encoding oligopeptide/dipeptide ABC transporter ATP-binding protein → MEPLLEVRNLSKTFPVSAGPLSGKRLSLKAVDGVSFALMPGETLGLVGESGSGKSTTGKLILRLLEADAGEVLFKGENILKRSRAGMRPLRRQLQMIFQDPYSSLNPRMRIGDIIGEPLQIHGLAKGSAIKDEVMRLLATVGLTQEHYYRYPHEFSGGQRQRIGIARALAVSPSLIIADEPVSALDLSIQAQVINLLQDVQKEFGLTTLFIAHDLSVIEHISDRVAVMYLGRLVELAPAAALYRSPRHPYSEALLNAVPIPDPASRGRRYLLQGEIPSAIHPPAGCPFHPRCPYARDLCHTSVPPLADKGQGHLAACHFSGEVGRHRRLLSTP, encoded by the coding sequence ATGGAACCCCTGCTGGAAGTTCGCAACCTGAGCAAAACCTTTCCGGTCTCCGCCGGCCCTTTAAGCGGCAAGCGGCTCAGCCTCAAGGCGGTCGACGGCGTCTCCTTCGCGCTGATGCCGGGAGAAACCCTCGGCCTGGTAGGCGAATCGGGCTCGGGCAAATCGACGACCGGTAAGCTGATCCTGCGCCTGCTCGAAGCGGACGCCGGCGAAGTCCTCTTCAAAGGCGAAAACATCTTGAAGCGCTCCCGGGCTGGCATGCGTCCTTTGCGGCGGCAGTTGCAGATGATTTTTCAGGATCCCTACTCATCCCTCAATCCCCGCATGCGCATCGGCGACATTATCGGCGAACCCCTGCAGATTCACGGGCTGGCCAAGGGGAGCGCCATCAAGGATGAGGTCATGCGGCTGCTCGCCACCGTCGGCCTGACACAGGAGCACTATTACCGCTACCCCCACGAGTTTTCCGGCGGCCAGCGCCAACGTATCGGCATCGCCCGCGCCCTGGCGGTAAGCCCCAGCCTCATCATCGCCGACGAGCCGGTTTCGGCCCTCGACCTCTCCATCCAGGCCCAGGTCATCAACCTGCTGCAGGATGTGCAGAAGGAATTCGGCCTTACCACCCTGTTCATCGCCCACGACCTCTCGGTCATCGAGCACATCAGCGACCGGGTGGCGGTCATGTACCTGGGACGCCTCGTCGAACTGGCGCCGGCCGCGGCGCTCTATCGCTCTCCCCGTCATCCCTACAGCGAAGCCCTGCTCAATGCCGTCCCCATCCCCGACCCCGCCTCGCGCGGCCGCCGCTACCTTTTGCAGGGGGAGATTCCCTCGGCGATCCATCCCCCGGCGGGCTGCCCCTTCCATCCCCGCTGTCCCTATGCCCGCGACCTCTGTCATACCAGCGTGCCGCCGCTGGCCGACAAGGGCCAGGGACACCTGGCCGCCTGCCACTTCAGTGGCGAGGTCGGCCGTCACCGGCGCCTGCTCTCCACACCCTGA
- a CDS encoding ABC transporter ATP-binding protein, giving the protein MPPLLEVRNLMTYFPTRDALVKAVRGLEFTVDAGETLALVGESGCGKSITALSLLRLVPEPGRIVEGEILFEGQDLRRLLPEEMRRIRGNDIAMIFQEPMTSLNPVFRIGEQIGEVLRLHKGLDRKAALDAAVDLLDQVGIPSARQRIHEYPHQLSGGMRQRVVIAMALACDPKLLIADEPTTALDVTIQAQIMALLDSLKQERGMATLLITHDLGVVAESADRVAIMNSGLVMEQAAVDVIFSRPRHPYTKGLLACIPRLGHKKDRLVPIDSQVPVGTDLPPGSSYLDRCPAPFAPQRGKLPPLQEVEPGHFVRCWSC; this is encoded by the coding sequence ATGCCGCCGCTGCTTGAAGTCCGTAACCTCATGACCTATTTTCCCACCCGCGACGCCCTGGTCAAGGCCGTGCGCGGGCTGGAATTCACCGTGGACGCCGGCGAGACCCTGGCCCTGGTGGGCGAGTCGGGCTGCGGCAAGTCGATCACGGCCCTCTCCCTGCTGCGCCTCGTACCCGAACCGGGGCGTATCGTCGAAGGCGAGATTCTCTTTGAAGGACAGGATCTGCGCCGTCTGCTTCCCGAGGAGATGCGGCGCATCCGCGGCAACGATATCGCCATGATCTTTCAGGAGCCGATGACCTCTCTCAATCCCGTCTTCCGCATTGGCGAGCAGATTGGCGAAGTATTGCGCCTGCACAAGGGTCTCGACCGCAAGGCGGCCCTCGACGCGGCTGTCGATCTTCTTGATCAGGTCGGCATCCCCTCGGCCCGCCAGCGCATCCACGAATATCCCCACCAGCTCTCCGGCGGCATGCGCCAGCGCGTCGTTATCGCCATGGCTCTGGCCTGCGATCCCAAGCTGCTCATCGCCGACGAGCCAACCACCGCCCTCGACGTCACGATCCAGGCCCAGATCATGGCTCTGCTCGACTCGCTCAAACAGGAGCGCGGCATGGCCACCTTGCTCATCACCCACGACCTCGGCGTCGTGGCCGAGTCAGCCGATCGCGTCGCCATCATGAATTCCGGGTTGGTCATGGAGCAGGCCGCCGTCGACGTCATTTTCAGCCGGCCGCGCCACCCCTACACCAAAGGACTGCTGGCCTGCATACCGCGCCTGGGGCACAAAAAGGACCGCCTGGTGCCTATCGACAGCCAGGTCCCTGTCGGCACCGACCTGCCGCCGGGAAGCTCCTATCTCGACCGCTGTCCCGCCCCCTTTGCACCGCAGCGCGGCAAACTGCCACCCCTGCAGGAAGTCGAGCCCGGTCATTTCGTGCGCTGCTGGAGCTGCTGA
- a CDS encoding Tex family protein, with protein sequence MALTDIQMARILTTLVEETALSPSQVRNTVELLQEGATVPFIARYRKERTGELDEVQVRTLEERFDYFKELEERKTTVLATIDEQGKLTPELKARIEACRQKNELEDLYLPYKPKRRTKATIARERGLEPLADLIAAQQLKSGSLQEVAAPFVDPDKEVADADAALEGAGHILAERLSEDADVRALVRRLTWEQGVFVSKVAPDKAGAVSKFEMYYEYQEPLRLIPSHRMLAMRRGEKEEVLRLSLLAPEEEILRGMQARLMDGPSIFVNFLQGVAADAYRRLLAPSIEVELRLEAKKAADEAAIQIFADNLKNLLLLPPAGSKRVLGVDPGLRTGSKLAAVDETGRYLENVTIYPHTGAGKIAPARSELLRLLKTHGIEMIAIGNGTASREMDQFVRETLREAGVQLPVVIVNEAGASVYSASDIAREEFPDLDLTVRGAISIARRLQDPLAELVKIDAKSIGVGQYQHDVSQPALKKALDAVVESCVNYVGVDLKTASWALLSYVSGIGESLARAIVRYRDEHGAFASRKSLLKVPRFGDKAFEQAAGFLRIREGENPLDNTAVHPENYALVKRMATDLGVSVEKLAANDELIEVIDLKRYVDGEVGLPTLRDIVAELKKPGRDPREAFQAVAFREDVVEIGDLKEGMLLQGTVTNVAAFGAFVDVGVHQDGLVHISHLADRFIKDPNEAVKVGEIVKVKVLAVDIPRKRISLSIKEALPGGGNGNQPRPEKPREQRPRKDEANSWEKAGFRVKKR encoded by the coding sequence ATGGCATTGACCGACATTCAGATGGCCCGCATATTGACCACCCTGGTCGAAGAGACCGCCCTGAGTCCCTCCCAGGTTCGCAACACCGTCGAGCTGCTGCAGGAAGGGGCGACCGTCCCCTTCATCGCCCGTTACCGCAAGGAGCGCACCGGCGAGCTGGATGAGGTGCAGGTGCGTACCCTGGAGGAACGCTTTGATTATTTCAAGGAGCTGGAAGAGCGCAAGACCACGGTGCTGGCCACCATTGACGAGCAGGGCAAGCTGACTCCGGAGCTGAAAGCTCGCATCGAGGCCTGCCGCCAGAAGAACGAGCTGGAAGATCTCTATCTCCCCTATAAGCCCAAACGTCGCACCAAGGCGACCATCGCCCGGGAGCGTGGGCTGGAACCGCTGGCCGACCTTATTGCCGCTCAGCAGCTCAAAAGCGGTTCGTTGCAGGAGGTGGCGGCACCCTTCGTCGATCCGGACAAGGAAGTGGCCGACGCCGACGCCGCCCTGGAGGGAGCCGGCCACATCCTGGCGGAACGTCTCTCCGAGGATGCCGACGTACGCGCCCTGGTGCGCCGCCTGACCTGGGAGCAGGGAGTGTTCGTCTCCAAAGTGGCACCGGACAAGGCCGGGGCCGTGAGCAAGTTCGAGATGTACTACGAATACCAGGAACCCCTGCGCCTGATCCCCTCCCACCGCATGCTGGCCATGCGCCGCGGCGAAAAGGAGGAGGTTCTGCGCCTCTCCCTGCTGGCGCCGGAAGAGGAAATTCTCCGGGGAATGCAGGCCCGCCTCATGGACGGGCCGAGTATTTTCGTCAACTTTTTGCAGGGGGTGGCCGCCGATGCTTACCGGCGTCTGCTGGCGCCTTCTATCGAGGTGGAGCTGCGCCTCGAAGCCAAGAAGGCCGCTGATGAGGCAGCCATCCAGATCTTTGCCGACAATCTGAAAAACCTGCTGCTGCTGCCGCCGGCGGGCAGCAAGCGGGTGCTCGGTGTTGACCCCGGCCTGCGCACCGGCTCCAAGCTGGCAGCGGTGGACGAGACGGGTCGCTATCTGGAAAACGTGACCATCTACCCCCACACCGGCGCTGGCAAGATCGCCCCCGCCCGGTCCGAACTGCTGCGGCTGCTCAAGACCCACGGCATCGAGATGATCGCCATCGGCAATGGCACTGCCAGCCGCGAGATGGATCAGTTCGTGCGCGAAACCCTGCGGGAAGCCGGGGTGCAGCTGCCGGTGGTCATCGTCAACGAGGCGGGTGCCAGCGTTTATTCGGCTTCGGATATCGCCCGCGAAGAATTTCCTGATCTCGACCTTACCGTGCGCGGAGCCATCAGCATCGCCCGGCGCCTGCAGGATCCTCTGGCCGAACTGGTCAAAATCGACGCCAAGAGTATCGGCGTCGGCCAGTACCAGCACGACGTCAGTCAGCCCGCCCTGAAAAAAGCGCTCGATGCCGTGGTGGAGAGCTGCGTCAACTATGTCGGGGTCGACCTGAAGACGGCCTCCTGGGCGCTGCTCTCCTACGTGTCGGGTATTGGCGAATCTCTGGCCCGCGCCATTGTACGCTACCGGGACGAGCACGGTGCTTTTGCCAGCCGCAAGTCGTTGCTCAAAGTGCCACGCTTCGGCGACAAAGCCTTTGAGCAGGCCGCCGGCTTCCTGCGCATCCGCGAGGGAGAAAATCCCCTCGACAACACCGCTGTGCATCCGGAGAACTATGCCCTGGTGAAAAGAATGGCCACCGACCTCGGTGTGTCGGTGGAAAAACTGGCCGCCAACGATGAGCTCATCGAGGTAATCGATCTGAAAAGGTACGTTGACGGCGAGGTCGGTCTGCCCACCCTGCGCGACATCGTCGCCGAGCTGAAAAAGCCCGGGCGCGATCCGCGCGAGGCTTTCCAGGCCGTGGCCTTCCGCGAGGATGTCGTGGAGATAGGCGACCTCAAGGAGGGCATGCTGCTGCAGGGGACGGTGACCAACGTGGCCGCTTTCGGCGCCTTCGTCGACGTCGGCGTGCATCAGGATGGCCTCGTGCATATCAGCCATCTGGCCGATCGTTTCATCAAAGACCCCAACGAAGCGGTCAAGGTCGGCGAGATCGTCAAGGTCAAAGTGCTTGCCGTCGATATCCCCCGCAAGCGTATCAGCCTCTCTATCAAGGAGGCTCTCCCCGGGGGCGGAAACGGCAACCAGCCTCGTCCGGAAAAACCCCGGGAGCAGCGGCCGCGCAAGGACGAGGCGAATTCCTGGGAGAAGGCGGGATTTCGGGTGAAGAAGCGTTAA
- a CDS encoding PHP domain-containing protein, translated as MNMKWVDLHLHSTCSDGLYSPEEVVRRAAEVGLAAVALADHDNIDGIEAAMAAGARLGVEVLSGVELSVVWQGYNDIHLLGYGFDHHCPELVEALTSFQDFRERRNELIVERVNEKLRTEGRAPLDFAEVAARAGGTLGRPHIAMALQEKGYVRGSEDAFQRYLIPCNVDKRAFPLDEAMALIQRAGGITVLAHPPFITTDRTAFLTLLDTFAAMGLDGVEAYNSGSSLDDIDWYITQARRRGLIVTGGSDFHGPDTGIIAIGSGRGQLKIPYRCVEDIRQVLHRRYGTPA; from the coding sequence ATGAACATGAAATGGGTGGACCTGCATCTCCATTCGACCTGCTCCGACGGCCTTTACTCGCCAGAAGAGGTGGTGCGCCGCGCCGCGGAGGTGGGGTTGGCGGCTGTCGCCCTGGCCGATCATGACAATATCGACGGGATCGAGGCCGCCATGGCCGCCGGGGCGCGGCTGGGGGTGGAGGTGCTCTCCGGGGTCGAACTGTCGGTGGTGTGGCAGGGCTACAACGACATCCATCTGCTCGGTTACGGTTTTGATCATCATTGCCCCGAACTGGTCGAAGCCCTGACCTCCTTTCAGGACTTTCGAGAGCGGCGCAACGAGTTGATCGTCGAGCGCGTGAACGAGAAGTTGCGCACCGAGGGGCGTGCTCCCCTAGACTTTGCCGAGGTGGCGGCCAGGGCCGGCGGCACTCTGGGGCGGCCCCACATCGCCATGGCCCTGCAGGAGAAAGGTTACGTGCGCGGCAGTGAGGACGCCTTTCAGCGTTATCTCATCCCCTGTAATGTGGACAAACGCGCCTTTCCTCTCGACGAAGCCATGGCCCTGATCCAGCGGGCCGGGGGGATCACGGTGCTGGCCCATCCTCCCTTCATCACCACAGACAGGACAGCCTTTCTGACCCTGCTCGACACCTTTGCCGCCATGGGCCTGGACGGGGTCGAGGCGTACAATTCCGGCTCCAGTCTCGATGACATCGACTGGTATATCACCCAGGCGCGCCGGCGTGGACTCATCGTCACGGGCGGTTCCGATTTCCACGGTCCCGACACGGGCATCATCGCCATCGGCTCGGGACGTGGTCAGCTGAAAATCCCCTATCGCTGTGTCGAGGATATTCGACAGGTGCTGCATCGGCGCTATGGCACGCCGGCATAA
- the rlmKL gene encoding bifunctional 23S rRNA (guanine(2069)-N(7))-methyltransferase RlmK/23S rRNA (guanine(2445)-N(2))-methyltransferase RlmL: MSSTYVFFATAPKGLEALLADELRDLGALEVKETRAGVNFAGSLAIGYRACLWSRLASRILLTLANFSATTYEELYSGVQAIDWREHLGEEGSLAVDCNSMQSPLQHSHYAALKVKDAIVDQLRDVRGQRPSVELERPSIRVNVHIQREQVSLGLDLSGESLHRRGYRQEQVLAPVKENLAAAILLRANWPQIAGAGGALVDPLCGSGTLVLEAALMAADIAPGLSRSYFGFLGWQGHDDAVWQNLLGEAAARRQAGLQTLPPLFGFDLEAQAVRAAQANARLAGLETAVVFEKRDVAALVAPAGTETKGGLVLTNPPYGERLGEVNQLRSLYAQLGARLQEHFVGWKAAVFTGNPDLARNLGLRARRKHSFFNGALPCQLLHFDVDPQWFYGADVSDETRHAAQTPGAEMFANRLKKNLRTLGRWARQNDVFCYRLYDADMPEYAVAVDIYGDWAHVQEYAPPSSIDPRQAAIRLREIRAVLPEVLQLPSEHIVFKVRQKQKGSTQYEKLARRGDLLKVGESGCSFLVNLTDYLDTGLFLDHRLTRQLIGELAAGKTFLNLFAYTGSATVYAAKGGAAATTTVDMSRTYLDWAKKNMAVNGFTGSRHEFIQADCLKWLRQEKRRFDLIFLDPPTFSNSKSMTDSFDVQRDHVPLLRDTARLLNPGGILIFSNNNRKFKMDEAALPELDIEDITAKTIPRDFERNRRIHNCWKIQKK, encoded by the coding sequence ATGAGTTCCACCTATGTGTTTTTTGCGACGGCTCCGAAAGGGCTGGAGGCTCTGCTGGCCGATGAGTTGCGGGATTTGGGCGCCCTGGAGGTTAAGGAGACGCGGGCGGGGGTCAATTTTGCCGGTTCCCTGGCTATTGGCTACCGCGCTTGTCTGTGGTCGCGGCTGGCCAGCCGCATTTTGCTCACCCTGGCAAATTTTTCCGCGACCACCTATGAAGAACTCTACTCGGGCGTGCAGGCCATTGACTGGCGGGAGCATCTGGGCGAGGAAGGGTCGCTGGCCGTGGACTGCAACTCTATGCAGTCGCCGCTGCAGCATTCCCACTACGCCGCGCTTAAAGTCAAGGATGCCATCGTCGATCAGCTGCGTGACGTGCGTGGTCAGCGGCCGTCGGTGGAACTGGAGCGGCCGTCAATCCGGGTCAACGTGCATATCCAGCGCGAACAAGTGAGTCTGGGCCTTGATCTGTCGGGGGAGAGCCTGCATCGCCGCGGCTACCGGCAGGAGCAGGTGCTGGCACCGGTCAAAGAAAATCTGGCGGCGGCCATTCTGCTGCGGGCCAACTGGCCGCAGATCGCTGGCGCTGGTGGCGCCCTGGTCGATCCTCTGTGCGGATCCGGCACCCTGGTGTTGGAGGCAGCTCTCATGGCGGCCGATATCGCCCCCGGCCTCAGCCGCTCCTATTTCGGCTTTTTGGGATGGCAAGGGCACGACGACGCGGTCTGGCAGAACCTGCTCGGCGAAGCGGCGGCCCGCCGGCAAGCCGGGCTGCAGACGCTGCCCCCCCTGTTCGGCTTCGATCTCGAAGCGCAGGCGGTGCGGGCAGCGCAGGCCAACGCCCGACTAGCCGGGCTGGAGACGGCCGTTGTTTTTGAGAAGCGCGATGTCGCGGCCCTGGTGGCCCCGGCCGGCACGGAAACGAAGGGTGGCCTGGTGCTGACCAACCCCCCCTACGGCGAGCGCCTGGGGGAGGTCAATCAGCTGCGTTCCCTCTATGCCCAGCTTGGCGCGCGACTGCAGGAGCACTTTGTCGGCTGGAAGGCCGCCGTCTTTACAGGCAATCCCGATCTGGCCCGGAACCTGGGATTGCGCGCCCGTCGCAAGCACAGTTTCTTCAATGGCGCGCTCCCCTGCCAGTTGCTTCATTTCGATGTGGATCCCCAGTGGTTTTACGGTGCTGACGTTTCGGACGAAACCCGCCATGCCGCCCAGACTCCCGGCGCCGAGATGTTCGCCAACCGCCTGAAGAAGAACCTGCGTACCCTGGGGCGCTGGGCCCGCCAGAACGACGTCTTCTGCTACCGTCTTTACGACGCCGATATGCCCGAGTACGCTGTGGCCGTCGATATTTACGGCGACTGGGCGCATGTGCAGGAATACGCCCCACCTTCCTCTATTGACCCGCGGCAGGCGGCCATCCGCCTGCGGGAGATCCGCGCCGTGCTCCCCGAAGTGCTGCAGCTGCCCTCCGAGCACATTGTGTTCAAGGTACGGCAGAAACAGAAGGGGAGTACCCAGTACGAAAAACTCGCTCGCCGCGGCGACCTACTCAAGGTGGGGGAGAGCGGCTGCAGTTTTCTGGTCAATCTTACCGACTACCTCGACACCGGGCTCTTTCTCGACCATCGCCTCACCCGGCAGCTCATCGGCGAGCTGGCCGCCGGCAAGACCTTTCTCAACCTCTTTGCCTACACCGGCTCGGCCACGGTCTACGCCGCTAAAGGGGGCGCGGCAGCCACCACTACCGTGGACATGTCGCGCACCTATTTGGACTGGGCCAAAAAGAATATGGCCGTCAACGGTTTCACCGGCAGCCGCCACGAATTCATCCAGGCCGACTGCCTCAAGTGGCTGCGCCAGGAGAAGCGACGCTTCGATCTGATCTTCCTCGATCCGCCCACCTTCTCCAACTCCAAGTCCATGACCGACAGCTTTGACGTGCAGCGTGATCATGTCCCCCTGCTGCGCGACACGGCCCGTCTGCTCAATCCCGGCGGGATACTGATCTTTTCCAACAATAACCGGAAGTTCAAAATGGATGAGGCGGCTCTGCCCGAGCTGGACATCGAAGATATCACGGCAAAGACCATCCCCCGGGATTTCGAGCGCAACCGACGCATTCACAACTGCTGGAAGATTCAGAAGAAATAA
- a CDS encoding YbaK/EbsC family protein: MPTIDDVKAFLLPQGIEVLEFAAPTPTCETAAAAVGCQPAQIAKSVLLLVGEKPVLVVTCGDTKVKSSKLKKATGLSGKVRLPEAEEVIHHTGYAPGGVCPFLLSPQLPVLLDESLARFERVYAAAGNAHSAVPVTLAQLQVITRGSRVEVCDLISP; encoded by the coding sequence ATGCCGACGATCGACGATGTCAAAGCCTTTCTGTTGCCACAGGGGATTGAGGTGTTGGAGTTTGCCGCGCCGACCCCTACCTGCGAAACTGCCGCGGCGGCGGTTGGGTGTCAGCCGGCCCAGATTGCCAAGAGCGTCCTTTTGCTGGTGGGTGAAAAGCCCGTGCTGGTGGTAACCTGCGGCGACACCAAGGTGAAGAGTTCGAAGCTCAAGAAAGCTACAGGGCTGTCGGGGAAGGTGCGCCTGCCCGAGGCCGAGGAGGTCATTCACCACACCGGCTACGCACCGGGCGGGGTCTGCCCTTTTCTCCTTTCTCCGCAATTGCCGGTGCTGCTGGACGAATCTCTGGCGCGCTTTGAGCGGGTCTATGCCGCCGCCGGGAACGCTCATTCCGCCGTGCCCGTGACCCTTGCACAGCTGCAGGTGATCACCCGCGGCAGTCGGGTGGAGGTCTGCGATCTGATTTCGCCCTAG
- a CDS encoding L,D-transpeptidase family protein, which produces MPARKTLMILVKMLFLLLTAAPVFAMQGHIPLPEGIRADTILVEKAARLLTLYRDGQRIKSYRISLGGKPVGPKVRQGDMRTPEGRYRISLRNEQSRFHRALRISYPNTHDLRRAQNLGVSPGSDIMIHGLGERFAWLGRHHYLADWTEGCIAVTDEEIEEIWRLVPDGAGVLILP; this is translated from the coding sequence ATGCCTGCACGCAAGACCCTGATGATTCTGGTAAAAATGTTGTTCCTGCTGCTGACCGCCGCACCGGTGTTCGCCATGCAGGGGCACATCCCCTTGCCGGAAGGAATCCGCGCTGATACCATTCTGGTTGAAAAGGCGGCCAGACTTTTGACACTCTATCGGGATGGTCAGCGTATCAAGAGCTACCGTATCTCCCTTGGGGGCAAACCTGTTGGGCCAAAAGTGCGCCAGGGCGACATGCGCACGCCGGAAGGGCGTTACCGAATTAGCTTGCGCAATGAACAGAGCCGCTTTCACCGGGCGCTGCGTATTTCCTATCCCAATACCCACGATCTGCGTAGAGCGCAAAACCTTGGTGTTTCACCCGGCAGCGACATTATGATTCACGGCCTGGGTGAGCGCTTCGCCTGGCTTGGCCGGCACCATTACCTGGCAGACTGGACCGAAGGGTGTATTGCCGTCACCGATGAAGAGATCGAGGAAATCTGGCGCCTGGTTCCTGATGGTGCGGGCGTCCTTATCCTGCCTTGA
- a CDS encoding TM2 domain-containing protein, producing MAIEEGSHSKAIGYILWIFGFTGSHRFYYGKPLTGTLYFFTLGLLGIGWLIDLFLIPAMDRQAELRFSPGPIDYNLAWILLTFLGFFGVHRMYMGKWITGIVYLLTGGLFGLGYIYDYWTLNEQIALINRR from the coding sequence ATGGCCATTGAGGAAGGATCGCACAGCAAGGCCATAGGGTATATCCTGTGGATTTTCGGATTTACCGGTTCCCATCGCTTTTATTACGGCAAACCCCTCACGGGAACCCTCTATTTCTTTACTCTTGGCCTGCTCGGCATTGGCTGGCTTATCGATCTTTTTCTCATCCCTGCCATGGATCGTCAGGCCGAGCTGCGGTTTTCTCCCGGCCCCATTGATTACAACCTGGCTTGGATTTTACTGACCTTCCTGGGGTTCTTCGGCGTACACCGCATGTACATGGGCAAATGGATTACCGGCATCGTCTATCTGTTAACCGGGGGGCTTTTCGGTCTTGGCTACATTTACGACTATTGGACTCTGAATGAGCAGATTGCTCTCATCAACCGGCGGTGA
- a CDS encoding DUF309 domain-containing protein → MGKPIDCDTFPCDALSNGVRQFNEGRYFACHETLEDLWKEEAGSVRDLYKGILQIGIGLLHWQKGNYGGACALLKGGIGYLQPFAPVCRHIDVRSLLQASTLFLQQLQARGVAHMADVPASLVPRIEWLDASG, encoded by the coding sequence GTGGGTAAACCGATCGATTGCGATACTTTTCCCTGTGATGCCCTTTCTAATGGCGTTCGCCAGTTCAACGAGGGCCGCTACTTTGCGTGTCACGAAACCCTGGAAGATCTGTGGAAGGAAGAAGCGGGATCGGTGCGCGATCTGTACAAAGGGATTTTGCAGATTGGTATCGGTCTGCTGCACTGGCAGAAGGGTAATTACGGGGGTGCCTGTGCTTTGCTGAAGGGCGGTATTGGCTATCTGCAACCTTTCGCTCCCGTCTGTCGCCACATCGATGTTCGTTCTCTGCTGCAGGCTTCCACTCTTTTTCTGCAGCAGTTGCAAGCTCGAGGTGTCGCGCATATGGCGGATGTTCCGGCCTCTTTGGTGCCGCGTATTGAGTGGCTGGATGCCTCCGGCTGA
- a CDS encoding response regulator, whose amino-acid sequence MNQKPTVLVADRDEDFLAHVGTLLDRMDFTVLPVKNGSELLDAVNVMLPDIILVDVDLPEPGGLSSLKALKESGQLSRVPVVLVSEKADMGIYKQCQEYGPCSFLMKPLLVEELHSTLKVFQFRDTGGRKRLRAPFNDRVVVRAGGQVFQCTGVTLSEGGVCVQKNPPLPVGTIVEVVLSLPTGGPLTLSGRVSYVQQEQAGGGTGPSMAIVFDPVSTEVSARVREFVILLLVGDMLDEQGACAP is encoded by the coding sequence ATGAATCAGAAACCCACGGTTCTGGTCGCCGATAGAGACGAGGACTTTCTCGCCCATGTCGGCACTCTTTTAGACCGCATGGACTTTACTGTCCTGCCGGTGAAGAATGGCTCTGAACTTTTAGACGCGGTGAATGTCATGCTCCCTGATATTATCCTTGTCGATGTGGATCTCCCCGAACCCGGTGGTCTGTCTTCCCTCAAGGCACTCAAGGAGTCCGGCCAGCTTTCCCGTGTCCCTGTCGTGCTGGTGTCGGAAAAGGCTGATATGGGCATCTATAAGCAATGCCAGGAGTATGGCCCCTGCAGCTTTCTGATGAAACCTCTGCTGGTTGAGGAACTGCATTCGACCTTGAAGGTCTTTCAGTTCAGGGATACCGGAGGGCGTAAGCGCCTCCGCGCCCCTTTCAACGATAGGGTGGTTGTGCGCGCCGGTGGGCAAGTTTTTCAATGTACTGGCGTCACCCTGTCCGAAGGCGGCGTCTGTGTACAGAAGAATCCTCCTCTGCCGGTGGGAACTATCGTGGAGGTTGTCCTCTCCCTGCCGACCGGCGGGCCGTTGACGCTGAGCGGCAGGGTGAGTTATGTGCAGCAGGAGCAAGCGGGGGGCGGCACTGGTCCCTCCATGGCTATCGTATTCGATCCTGTTTCTACTGAGGTCTCGGCACGTGTGCGAGAATTCGTTATCCTTCTGCTTGTTGGCGACATGCTGGATGAGCAGGGGGCGTGCGCGCCCTGA
- a CDS encoding VOC family protein, which translates to MDYQMIHACLRVLNLEASEKFYREAFGFEVSRRLDFDAQGFTLCYMRAPGQAFELELTHNHDRDKPYEIGDGYSHIALSVKDLEASHRRHEEMGLNPRPIKGLGDAVERFYFIADPDGYMVEVIRA; encoded by the coding sequence ATGGATTATCAGATGATTCACGCCTGCCTGCGGGTGTTGAACCTGGAGGCTTCCGAAAAATTTTATCGGGAGGCGTTCGGATTTGAAGTTTCGCGTCGGCTTGATTTTGACGCGCAGGGCTTCACCCTTTGCTACATGCGCGCTCCCGGGCAGGCCTTTGAGCTGGAGTTGACCCACAACCATGATCGCGACAAGCCCTACGAGATCGGAGACGGCTATTCCCATATCGCCCTTTCCGTTAAAGATCTCGAAGCCTCGCATCGGCGTCACGAGGAGATGGGGCTCAATCCGCGCCCCATCAAGGGGTTGGGCGATGCGGTGGAGAGGTTTTACTTTATCGCCGACCCGGATGGCTATATGGTCGAAGTGATCCGTGCCTGA